The following nucleotide sequence is from Pedobacter sp. PACM 27299.
GGATGGTCAGGAAATTCATTATGACATCAACCAGATTAAATCGGAGACGATTGAATCCATACATGTTCTGAAGGGTACTTCAGCCACTGATGCTTATGGCGAACGTGGTAAAGATGGGGTAGTCCTGATTACTTCTAAGAAACAGCTATAGCCTGCGGGTGTTCCTAAAAAATAAGCGAGATGAAAGGTGAAATGAGAATTATTTCAATAAGAGAAAATCCAACGTATAAAGATAAAGCCATCCTATATTTACAGCAGTCATGGCAAGAAATCAATCCAATCATCTATGAAGACTGTATCAGTCACAGCATCACTGCAAAACAGGCATTACCTCAGTGGTATCTATTAGAAAAGAAGGGAGTGATCGTCGGCTGTGCCGGATTAATTACGAATGATTTTATTAGTAGAATGGATTTGTACCCTTGGTTTTGTGCGCTATTTATTGAAGTTGAACATAGAGGAAATGATTATGGTGCCTTGTTGCTTGAAAAAGCGAAAAAGGATAGCAAGGAAGCCGGATTTGAATGGCTAAATCTTTGTACAGATCATATTGGCTATTATGAAAGATATGGTTTCAATTATATCGGACAGGGATACCATCCTTGGGATGAGGTTTCAAGGATTTATCAAATCGCATTATAAATCATTTACTGGGATATTCAAAAACATTAGAATAAAAAACTATCATGAAAACAACAGATTTAAGTGCAATTATAGCGCGGTCTTTAGAGATCCGTAAAAATACCATGAATTGGAATTAACACATCATGATACCCAATGAACTGTAGAAAAAGATGCATTGGATTTTCTAACAGATGCCGTGTGGTGGCTAATTGTTTTGGCGGATAGAATGGATATTAATATGGAAGAAGCGATGGGAGTAATTCTTAATAAAACCGAGCAGATGCTCAGAAAATAATCAGCTGATAAACCCCTTGTATTTAAGAAAAAGGAAAGCCTTGAAAATTAATGATTTTCAAGGCTTTCCTTTTTAGATTCCTGCTGAAACAATTTTTGGCGTCGTCAGTTCTATGGTAAAGCTTAATAAAACACATCTTCATTCAATTAAAAACCTATGGCAAAGCAAAAATCTCAGGTGAAACCGGGAAATCAACCTGAAAACGAAAAGACAAAGGATTTACAACCGCATACGGCGGATGCTTCCGGGGAGTTCATGACAACGGATCATGGCGTCCGAATTAATGACGATCAGAATTCATTGAAAGCAGGGGAGCGTGGAGCGACCTTATTAGAAGATTTTATCTTAAGGGAGAAAATCACTCATTTTGATCATGAGCGCATCCCTGAGCGTATTGTACATGCAAGAGGCTCTGGAGCACATGGAGTGTTTAAACTGTATGAGTCTCAATCTGCTTTCAC
It contains:
- a CDS encoding GNAT family N-acetyltransferase, which gives rise to MKGEMRIISIRENPTYKDKAILYLQQSWQEINPIIYEDCISHSITAKQALPQWYLLEKKGVIVGCAGLITNDFISRMDLYPWFCALFIEVEHRGNDYGALLLEKAKKDSKEAGFEWLNLCTDHIGYYERYGFNYIGQGYHPWDEVSRIYQIAL